Proteins from one Planctomyces sp. SH-PL62 genomic window:
- a CDS encoding DUF1559 domain-containing protein has product MSVAASRKNSGFTLIELLVVIAIIAVLIALLLPAVQAAREAARRAQCINNLKQMGLGLHNYVSSQNSFPPLCGNMWRPETTGSPGWGNWPLGWAASLMPNMEQQALANAANYSFGADQPQNYQTVCRARVATFICPSESVATGPWQSSSWMNYAGNIGGPASMGSWSGVIIPMREDANTAVGTNYPANLGTVGIQSLTDGTSNTVAFSERLVGLASGDFTVSSANARRVVFGPVPTVTADTGGVAEAQAFVAACRSLPGTTSTAGTTNNGWIAGAVWAGSHANTLRFNTYSHVNSPNGISCMAQDYPPGQAIDAMSPSSNHTGGVNTCMADGSVRFIKDSIALPTWWAIGTRAGGEIVSSDSL; this is encoded by the coding sequence ATGTCTGTCGCTGCCTCGCGTAAGAATTCCGGTTTCACGCTGATCGAGCTGCTGGTCGTGATTGCGATCATCGCCGTCCTCATCGCCCTCTTGCTTCCCGCCGTGCAGGCGGCTCGCGAAGCCGCCCGTCGCGCCCAGTGCATCAACAACCTCAAGCAGATGGGGCTCGGGCTCCACAACTACGTCTCCTCGCAGAACTCCTTCCCGCCGCTCTGCGGCAACATGTGGCGCCCGGAGACGACCGGGAGCCCTGGCTGGGGCAACTGGCCGCTGGGCTGGGCCGCGTCGCTGATGCCGAACATGGAGCAGCAGGCGCTCGCCAACGCGGCGAACTACTCCTTCGGGGCCGACCAGCCGCAGAACTACCAGACGGTCTGTCGGGCGCGAGTGGCGACGTTCATCTGCCCGTCGGAGAGTGTGGCCACCGGTCCGTGGCAAAGCTCGTCCTGGATGAACTATGCCGGCAACATCGGCGGCCCCGCGTCGATGGGGAGTTGGAGCGGCGTGATCATCCCGATGCGTGAAGACGCCAACACGGCGGTCGGGACGAACTACCCCGCCAACCTCGGGACGGTCGGCATCCAGAGCCTGACCGACGGCACGTCGAACACCGTGGCGTTCAGCGAACGGCTGGTCGGCCTGGCGAGCGGCGACTTCACCGTCAGCTCGGCCAACGCGAGGCGGGTGGTCTTCGGGCCCGTGCCGACCGTCACGGCGGACACGGGGGGCGTCGCGGAGGCCCAGGCCTTCGTGGCGGCCTGTCGCTCCTTGCCCGGCACCACCAGCACGGCCGGGACGACGAACAACGGCTGGATCGCGGGCGCGGTCTGGGCGGGCTCGCACGCCAACACGCTCCGGTTCAACACCTACTCCCACGTGAACTCGCCCAACGGCATCTCCTGCATGGCCCAGGACTATCCCCCGGGCCAGGCCATCGACGCCATGTCTCCCAGCAGCAACCACACCGGCGGCGTGAACACCTGCATGGCGGACGGCTCCGTTCGGTTCATCAAGGACAGCATCGCGCTGCCGACCTGGTGGGCGATCGGCACTCGGGCCGGCGGTGAAATCGTCAGCTCCGACTCGCTCTGA
- a CDS encoding twin-arginine translocation signal domain-containing protein, with translation MDRRGFLVGLCAAVGACGLLAGCGEAGSNIPEERVISKEDSDAMMKGLEEGRKGMNQASGKK, from the coding sequence ATGGACAGGCGAGGATTTTTGGTCGGCCTTTGCGCCGCGGTGGGCGCGTGCGGACTGCTGGCCGGCTGCGGCGAGGCGGGAAGCAACATCCCCGAGGAGCGGGTGATCTCGAAGGAAGACTCCGATGCCATGATGAAGGGACTGGAGGAAGGCCGCAAGGGGATGAACCAGGCGAGCGGCAAGAAGTAA
- a CDS encoding DUF1559 domain-containing protein — translation MHHAVSRNRRGFTLIELLVVIAIIAVLIALLLPAVQSAREAARRSQCVNNLKQLGLALHNYESANGAFPWNQVVGRPGSNWAAQDAAHGRSGLTLMLPYLEQQSIANAFNYAWGMQFMYSYDLDTIQATACRTVISAFLCPSDGGGVGRNNYMLSNGTNYDWHSRPEGAGVFGRPDNDAGGPSAFGAGTIAAITDGTSNTVAFAERSRGDNSATKKSPSDIYVGAGMPEPNAQPVYVASSAGNTQIILTSMMPACAQFAKTNPTSTWDHAGAHWANSNYSQTTFNFMITPNSKTPDCSNWGTYGIGYGFHTPRSYHSGGVNVALADGSVRFIKDAIALQTWYALGTRAGGEVVSSDSY, via the coding sequence ATGCATCATGCCGTCTCACGAAACCGTCGCGGTTTCACCCTGATCGAGTTGCTGGTCGTGATCGCGATCATCGCCGTCCTCATCGCCCTCTTGCTTCCCGCCGTGCAATCGGCCCGCGAGGCCGCCCGCCGCTCTCAGTGCGTCAACAACCTGAAGCAGCTCGGCCTGGCGTTGCACAACTACGAGTCCGCCAACGGCGCGTTCCCCTGGAACCAGGTCGTGGGACGCCCCGGCTCCAACTGGGCCGCCCAGGACGCCGCCCACGGGCGCAGCGGCCTGACGCTGATGCTCCCGTACCTGGAGCAGCAGAGCATCGCCAACGCGTTCAACTACGCCTGGGGCATGCAGTTCATGTACTCGTACGACCTGGATACCATCCAGGCGACGGCGTGCCGCACGGTCATCTCCGCGTTCCTCTGCCCGAGCGACGGCGGCGGCGTCGGTCGCAACAACTACATGCTGTCCAACGGCACCAACTACGACTGGCACTCCCGCCCCGAGGGCGCCGGCGTGTTCGGCCGTCCCGACAACGACGCCGGCGGCCCGTCCGCGTTCGGCGCGGGGACGATCGCGGCGATCACCGACGGCACCTCCAACACCGTCGCCTTCGCCGAGCGTTCGCGCGGCGACAACAGCGCCACCAAGAAGAGCCCCAGCGACATCTACGTCGGCGCCGGCATGCCGGAGCCCAACGCACAGCCCGTGTACGTCGCCTCGTCCGCCGGCAACACCCAGATCATCCTCACCTCGATGATGCCCGCCTGCGCCCAGTTCGCGAAGACGAACCCCACGAGCACCTGGGACCACGCGGGCGCCCACTGGGCGAACAGCAATTACAGCCAGACGACGTTCAACTTCATGATCACCCCCAACAGCAAGACGCCCGACTGCTCCAACTGGGGCACCTACGGCATCGGCTACGGCTTCCACACGCCTCGCAGCTACCACTCCGGCGGCGTGAACGTCGCGCTGGCCGACGGTTCCGTCCGGTTCATCAAGGACGCCATCGCCTTGCAGACCTGGTACGCCCTCGGCACCAGGGCCGGCGGCGAGGTCGTCAGCTCCGACTCCTATTGA
- the ilvB gene encoding biosynthetic-type acetolactate synthase large subunit produces the protein MSKARRTRRGTHVAATDNCKVPTATKPTTGADVLVESLARHGVEVVFAYPGGASMPMHQALTRYRDRIRTILPRHEQGGVFAAEGYARASGKPGVVMSTSGPGALNLVTGLADAKLDSIPLVAITGQVPTHVIGSDAFQETPTVEVCRAICKHTYLVQDARDIARVVKEAFYLATTGRPGPVLIDMPKDIQNTIVSNPDYDVEMDLPGYKLPPPPTEAKIQEVLDALKTCERPIIYCGGGVLASDAGELLKEFAVKAGIPVAMTVHGLGAMPSEHYLSLGMLGMHGTVYANTAINHADLLLALGVRFDDRVTGKLTEFAKHGRIVHVDIDASEINKNKFAHIPIHSDVKSFLEEISPRAVAGDYRAWHKQVDAWRAADPMTYDQRDDAILPQYVLDEFSKLTKGEFLMSTGVGQHQMWAAQWTKFNRLRTWITSGGLGSMGYGLPAAMGAQAAFPDALVVDIDGDGSFVMNIQELATVFCENLPVKVIVLNNQHLGMVVQWEDRFHQGNRAHTYLGPVDHPEAVGQGGGELPEVTYPDFVAIAKGFGVAARQVRAKADLVDALKEMIAHKGPYVLDVLVPYQEHVLPMIPAGGTFRDIIKS, from the coding sequence ATGTCGAAGGCTCGGCGAACGAGACGAGGGACGCACGTGGCCGCCACAGACAATTGCAAGGTTCCGACCGCTACGAAGCCCACGACCGGAGCGGACGTCCTGGTCGAGTCGCTGGCGAGGCACGGCGTCGAGGTCGTCTTCGCGTATCCGGGCGGGGCGAGCATGCCCATGCACCAGGCGCTGACCCGGTATCGCGACCGGATCCGCACGATCCTCCCCCGCCATGAGCAGGGGGGCGTCTTCGCCGCCGAGGGCTACGCGCGGGCCAGCGGCAAGCCGGGGGTGGTGATGTCCACGTCCGGGCCGGGCGCCCTGAACCTCGTCACCGGCCTGGCCGACGCCAAGCTGGACTCGATCCCCCTGGTGGCGATCACCGGCCAGGTGCCGACCCACGTCATCGGCAGCGACGCCTTCCAGGAGACCCCCACGGTCGAGGTCTGTCGGGCGATCTGCAAGCACACCTATCTCGTCCAGGACGCGAGGGACATCGCGCGGGTGGTCAAGGAGGCGTTCTACCTGGCGACCACCGGCCGCCCCGGGCCGGTCCTGATCGACATGCCCAAGGACATCCAGAACACGATCGTGTCGAACCCCGACTACGACGTCGAGATGGACCTCCCCGGCTATAAGCTCCCCCCTCCCCCGACCGAGGCGAAGATCCAGGAGGTCCTGGACGCCCTCAAGACCTGCGAGCGGCCGATCATCTACTGCGGCGGCGGCGTGCTGGCGTCCGACGCCGGCGAGCTGCTCAAGGAGTTCGCCGTCAAGGCCGGCATCCCCGTGGCGATGACCGTCCACGGCCTGGGGGCGATGCCCAGCGAACACTACCTGTCGCTGGGCATGCTCGGCATGCACGGGACCGTCTACGCCAACACGGCGATCAACCACGCCGACCTCCTGCTGGCCCTGGGGGTCCGGTTCGACGACCGCGTGACCGGCAAGCTCACCGAGTTCGCCAAGCACGGCCGGATCGTCCACGTCGACATCGACGCCTCGGAGATCAACAAGAACAAGTTCGCCCACATCCCCATCCACTCGGACGTCAAGTCGTTCCTGGAGGAGATCTCCCCTCGGGCGGTGGCCGGCGACTACCGGGCCTGGCACAAGCAGGTCGACGCCTGGCGCGCCGCCGACCCGATGACCTACGATCAGCGCGACGACGCCATCCTGCCGCAGTACGTCCTCGACGAATTCTCCAAGCTCACCAAGGGAGAGTTCCTCATGTCGACGGGCGTCGGCCAGCACCAGATGTGGGCCGCGCAGTGGACGAAGTTCAACCGGCTTCGGACCTGGATCACCTCCGGCGGCCTGGGCTCGATGGGCTACGGCCTCCCCGCCGCGATGGGCGCGCAGGCCGCATTCCCGGACGCCCTGGTGGTCGACATCGACGGCGACGGCAGCTTCGTGATGAACATCCAGGAGCTGGCGACGGTCTTCTGCGAGAACCTGCCGGTCAAGGTGATCGTCCTTAACAACCAGCACCTGGGGATGGTCGTCCAGTGGGAGGACCGCTTCCATCAGGGGAATCGGGCCCACACCTACCTCGGCCCCGTCGACCATCCCGAGGCCGTCGGCCAGGGCGGCGGCGAGCTTCCCGAGGTCACCTATCCCGACTTCGTGGCCATCGCCAAGGGCTTCGGCGTCGCCGCCCGCCAGGTTCGTGCGAAGGCCGACCTGGTCGATGCGCTCAAGGAGATGATCGCCCACAAGGGGCCCTACGTGCTCGACGTCCTGGTCCCTTACCAGGAGCACGTCCTCCCCATGATCCCCGCCGGCGGCACCTTCCGCGACATCATCAAGAGCTGA
- a CDS encoding succinate CoA transferase: protein MGSSFPALTAEEAAELIPHGAMVGTSGFTPAGSPKVVPAALAKRAKALHDKGEKFQIRLLTGASTGALCDDALAEADAISWRAPYMTSGPLRKLANSGRVDFIDMHLSHVAQVTAGGFLGKMDVVIVEASDVTSDGRVYLTTGIGNAPTFLDQAERVIIELNSFHPPRVAELADIYMLAAPPLRDPIPIQDPLDRIGTTYAQVDPKKIVGVVPSNLPDGGRPFSAPDATSHAIGEHVCRFLLDEIAAGRIPRKFLPLQSGVGNVCNAVMASFAANPDFPKFKIYTEVLQDTVIDMIVRGNVLGASTCSLTLSDEKLRFFYDHFDDFADRIVLRPQEISNSPEVSRRLGVIATNTAIEVDVYGHVNSSHFFGTQMMNGLGGSGDFERNAYLSLFMCPSVAKGGRVSTIVPMCTHVDHNEHSVQVIVTEQGLADLRGLAPTARARAIIDNCAHPAYRDYLHHYIESAPMGHLRHDMRRCFELCNNFLETGSMLPDLDLKQFEA from the coding sequence ATGGGAAGCTCATTTCCAGCCCTCACCGCCGAGGAGGCGGCCGAGCTGATCCCGCACGGCGCGATGGTGGGGACCAGCGGCTTCACGCCCGCCGGCTCGCCCAAGGTCGTGCCCGCCGCCCTGGCGAAGCGGGCCAAGGCCCTCCATGACAAGGGGGAGAAGTTCCAGATCCGACTGCTGACCGGCGCCTCCACCGGCGCGCTCTGCGACGACGCCCTCGCCGAGGCCGACGCGATCAGCTGGCGGGCACCGTACATGACGTCGGGGCCGCTCCGGAAGCTGGCGAACTCCGGCCGGGTCGACTTCATCGACATGCACCTATCGCACGTCGCCCAGGTCACCGCCGGCGGCTTCCTCGGCAAGATGGACGTCGTCATCGTCGAGGCCTCCGACGTCACCTCGGACGGGCGGGTCTACCTGACGACCGGCATCGGCAACGCGCCCACGTTCCTCGACCAGGCCGAGCGGGTGATCATCGAGCTGAATTCGTTCCACCCGCCTCGCGTTGCCGAGCTGGCCGACATCTACATGCTCGCCGCGCCCCCGCTCCGCGACCCGATCCCCATCCAGGACCCGCTGGACCGGATCGGCACGACCTACGCCCAGGTCGACCCGAAGAAGATCGTCGGCGTGGTCCCCAGCAATCTTCCCGACGGCGGCCGGCCCTTCTCCGCGCCCGACGCGACCAGCCACGCCATCGGCGAGCACGTCTGCCGGTTCCTCCTCGACGAGATCGCCGCCGGCCGCATCCCCCGCAAGTTCCTGCCGCTCCAGAGCGGCGTGGGGAACGTCTGCAACGCGGTCATGGCCTCGTTCGCCGCCAATCCCGACTTCCCCAAGTTCAAGATCTACACGGAGGTCCTCCAGGACACCGTGATCGACATGATCGTCCGCGGCAACGTCCTGGGGGCGAGCACCTGCTCCCTGACCCTGTCCGACGAGAAGCTCCGCTTCTTCTACGACCACTTCGACGACTTCGCCGACCGGATCGTGCTCCGTCCCCAGGAGATCTCCAACAGCCCGGAGGTCTCGCGGCGGCTGGGGGTCATCGCCACCAACACGGCGATCGAGGTGGACGTCTACGGCCACGTCAACTCGTCCCACTTCTTCGGGACCCAGATGATGAACGGCCTGGGAGGCAGCGGCGACTTCGAGCGGAACGCCTACCTGTCTTTGTTCATGTGCCCGTCGGTCGCCAAGGGGGGGCGGGTCTCGACCATCGTGCCGATGTGCACCCACGTCGACCACAACGAGCACTCGGTCCAGGTCATCGTCACCGAGCAAGGCCTGGCCGACCTCCGCGGCCTCGCGCCCACCGCGCGGGCCCGGGCCATCATCGACAACTGCGCGCACCCCGCCTATCGCGACTATCTCCACCACTACATCGAATCCGCGCCGATGGGCCATCTTCGCCACGACATGAGGCGCTGCTTCGAGCTCTGTAACAACTTCCTGGAGACGGGATCGATGCTGCCCGACCTGGACCTCAAGCAGTTCGAGGCCTGA
- a CDS encoding sigma-54-dependent transcriptional regulator, with protein sequence MHKNRILIVCPDASGLALLTSMLKSLGHVIDEAPNDRTALRLLERDPADLVLASVDPGDSDCLELLSYVRRKHARTPVVLMFPRLHAERAKEATKQGAAAVLRYPAPAAELRAAVLQALEQNADRRPSSASFASGGPLDPASGSRPGFGGGPGASNASVASDSSYSAYQGSDGPAAEALAEHVGTAPIDQAADRDFVGADPCLRQILGLAGSLAASSATVLIEGEPGTGKSELALRLHLGAGHGDRPFVALHAAELIESSAGDAQDGPASPQKNLGLEWTNKLARAAGGTLFIEEVGALDSQLQLQLLREIQLQDMEAASGRSGGYRRAMARIILSTSEDLGSLVEQGRFRQELHQRISSLRLAMPPLRHRGHDVELLAEHFRSKFAEQFDRNVAGFTRDALEVLQRHDWPGNVRELQGVVQRAVVLCHGPRITATHLGPILNPHRGGRGARTNNGRPHLPMGIRPLKEALEEPEKQIIIQALQALNWNRQETARMLDINRTTLYKKMKKYGLLVDEPMWVD encoded by the coding sequence ATGCACAAGAATCGAATCCTCATCGTCTGCCCCGACGCCAGCGGCCTGGCGTTGCTGACTTCGATGCTGAAGTCGCTGGGCCACGTCATCGACGAGGCGCCCAACGATCGCACGGCGCTCCGGCTTCTGGAGCGGGACCCCGCGGACCTCGTGCTCGCGAGCGTCGACCCGGGCGATTCGGACTGCCTCGAACTTTTGAGTTACGTGCGGCGGAAGCACGCCCGCACCCCGGTCGTCCTGATGTTCCCCCGCCTCCATGCGGAGCGGGCGAAGGAGGCGACGAAGCAGGGGGCGGCGGCGGTTCTGAGATACCCCGCCCCGGCCGCCGAGCTTCGCGCCGCGGTCTTGCAGGCGCTCGAGCAGAACGCCGACCGCCGGCCGTCGTCGGCCTCCTTCGCGTCGGGGGGCCCGCTCGACCCGGCCTCGGGCTCTCGCCCAGGGTTCGGCGGCGGGCCGGGGGCCTCGAACGCCTCGGTCGCGTCGGACTCCTCCTACTCCGCGTATCAGGGAAGTGACGGACCTGCGGCCGAAGCCCTCGCGGAGCACGTCGGGACCGCCCCGATCGACCAGGCCGCCGATCGCGACTTCGTTGGGGCCGACCCTTGCCTGCGTCAGATCCTGGGGCTGGCGGGATCGCTGGCCGCCTCCTCGGCGACCGTCCTGATCGAGGGAGAGCCGGGGACCGGGAAGTCGGAGCTGGCCTTGCGGCTCCACCTGGGCGCGGGTCATGGGGACCGTCCGTTCGTCGCCCTGCACGCGGCCGAGCTGATCGAAAGCTCGGCGGGTGACGCTCAGGACGGCCCGGCCTCACCCCAGAAGAACCTCGGCCTGGAATGGACGAACAAGCTGGCCCGCGCCGCGGGGGGGACCCTCTTCATCGAGGAGGTGGGGGCGCTGGACTCGCAGCTCCAGCTCCAGCTCCTTCGCGAGATCCAGCTTCAGGATATGGAGGCGGCCTCCGGGCGGTCGGGGGGCTACCGGCGGGCCATGGCCCGGATCATCCTCTCCACCAGCGAGGACCTGGGTTCCCTGGTAGAGCAGGGGAGGTTCCGCCAGGAGTTGCACCAGCGCATCAGCTCGCTCCGCCTGGCGATGCCGCCGCTCCGGCATCGCGGCCACGACGTCGAGCTCCTGGCCGAGCATTTCCGGTCGAAGTTCGCCGAGCAGTTCGACCGCAACGTGGCCGGCTTCACGCGGGACGCCCTGGAGGTCCTCCAGCGCCACGACTGGCCGGGGAACGTCCGCGAGTTGCAAGGGGTCGTTCAGCGAGCCGTGGTGCTCTGCCACGGTCCCCGGATCACCGCGACCCACCTGGGGCCGATCCTGAACCCGCACCGGGGCGGCCGGGGGGCGCGCACGAACAACGGCCGGCCCCACCTGCCGATGGGAATCCGGCCCCTGAAGGAGGCGCTGGAGGAGCCCGAGAAGCAGATCATCATCCAGGCCCTCCAGGCGCTCAACTGGAACCGCCAGGAGACCGCGCGGATGCTGGACATCAACCGCACGACGCTCTACAAGAAGATGAAGAAGTACGGGCTGCTCGTCGACGAGCCGATGTGGGTCGACTGA
- the xerC gene encoding tyrosine recombinase XerC, with product MKARIQAFLDHLRVERQSSVHTLRSYEDDLGLFLRFLEETRGPADDPAAVDARRLRRYSAWLTGQGYAASTVARRLASLRSFFRFLRRGGELAADPAAALRNPKQPKRLPKLLRVDEVVRLLDSIPVGEALGRRDRAMFETLYGGGLRVSEVVGLDLEDLDLEEELVRVRGKGKRERLCPIGAMAVYWIRAHLASRTPRHADERALFLNRYGDRLTSRSVGRLLEDHLARAGVRSEASPHTLRHSFATHLLDRGADLRSVQELLGHRNLTTTQIYTHVTQERLLDVYQGAHPRA from the coding sequence GTGAAAGCTCGAATCCAGGCGTTCTTGGACCATCTGCGAGTTGAGCGGCAGTCCTCTGTGCATACTCTGAGATCGTACGAGGACGACCTGGGGCTCTTCCTGCGCTTCCTGGAAGAGACGAGGGGACCGGCCGACGATCCGGCGGCGGTCGACGCGCGACGTTTGCGCCGATATTCGGCCTGGTTGACCGGCCAGGGGTATGCGGCCTCGACGGTGGCGCGGCGGCTGGCGAGCCTTCGTTCGTTCTTTCGCTTCCTCCGTCGCGGCGGCGAGCTCGCCGCGGACCCGGCGGCGGCGCTTCGCAATCCGAAGCAGCCCAAACGGCTGCCGAAACTCCTGCGGGTCGACGAGGTGGTCCGTCTGCTCGATTCGATCCCCGTCGGCGAGGCGCTGGGTCGCCGCGACCGGGCCATGTTCGAGACGTTGTACGGCGGGGGGTTGCGGGTCAGCGAAGTGGTGGGGCTCGACCTGGAGGACCTGGACCTGGAGGAAGAGCTGGTGCGGGTGCGAGGCAAGGGCAAACGCGAGCGACTCTGCCCGATCGGGGCGATGGCCGTCTACTGGATCCGGGCCCACCTGGCGTCCCGGACCCCTCGCCACGCCGACGAGCGGGCGCTGTTCCTCAATCGCTACGGCGACCGGCTGACGTCTCGCAGCGTGGGGAGGCTGCTGGAGGACCACCTCGCCCGCGCGGGGGTCCGCAGCGAGGCCAGCCCGCACACGCTCCGCCACAGCTTCGCGACCCACCTGCTCGACCGAGGGGCCGACCTTCGGAGCGTGCAGGAGTTGCTCGGCCATCGAAACCTGACCACGACCCAGATCTACACTCACGTGACCCAGGAGCGGCTCCTGGACGTCTACCAGGGCGCGCATCCTCGTGCCTGA
- a CDS encoding acyl-CoA thioesterase, producing the protein MAPSQSHDVETLTHRLVLPRDANHHGTLYAGSLLSLALEAGYSTAYHAAGLDANLVLKRVLDLRCYVPVPIGRVIQIRGRQIHRGTAQIVVALWGSPLNGKNSPWMDGVMQFVHVDPQGRPEPLLGEPPDAPEELEHPWLRLRDRTRRLLQIRQ; encoded by the coding sequence ATGGCACCTTCGCAATCGCACGACGTCGAGACCCTCACCCACCGACTCGTCCTGCCCCGCGACGCCAACCACCACGGGACGCTGTACGCCGGTTCGCTCCTCTCGCTCGCGCTCGAGGCCGGCTATTCGACGGCTTACCACGCCGCCGGGCTCGACGCCAACCTCGTCCTCAAGCGCGTCCTCGACCTCCGCTGCTACGTTCCCGTACCGATCGGTCGCGTCATCCAGATCCGAGGTCGTCAGATCCATCGCGGCACCGCACAAATCGTCGTGGCGCTCTGGGGATCGCCATTGAACGGCAAGAATTCGCCCTGGATGGACGGCGTCATGCAATTCGTCCACGTCGACCCCCAGGGTCGACCCGAACCGCTTCTCGGCGAGCCTCCCGACGCTCCCGAGGAACTCGAACATCCCTGGTTACGTCTCCGTGATCGGACCCGGCGACTCCTTCAGATTCGGCAATGA
- a CDS encoding RNA polymerase sigma factor: protein MTRLTGTRRDELACSIERLFDAGSVVGLTESQLLERFASRRDEGAFAAIVERHGPMVLGVCRRSLRDPHDAEDAFQAVFLILARKAGGLRCKEQVGNWLYGVACRVAARARVESIRRRAKVATTDDGARLEVDVRKPSADDPAHALACEEEWVRLHEEIRRLPGRYRGPVVACYFEGRTHEEAAALLACPVGTVKGRLARARDLLRRRLGSPGAAVLEAVLATAFASAELRAGVPASLATETVHHALALAAAPSVAWMTTPALSLSVRTLTEGVLQAMFLTQIKMASLAAILASTGLLVAGASFASSQDGADDGREFAATTATTVPEKAGSPIAKATATQTKQTVGGGGMGGMGMMPGMMMGGGGASEPSPAEVRQKIAGLSASISNLDENPQNEALREALASPFTLRTDEDHSTLGGLLDQIKGSVKTADGKKIPIYVDPVGLEEAGASLDSPVSIDLEDVPLKFSLRLMLKQIGLAYCVRDGVLIISSLEGVQQELLEAQRELMGLHPDKVIMGPDGPSFGFGGMGGMGGGRGGMGQGMR from the coding sequence ATGACGCGGCTCACGGGGACTCGGCGCGACGAACTTGCGTGCTCGATCGAGCGGTTGTTCGACGCAGGTTCGGTCGTCGGGCTGACGGAGTCGCAGCTCCTGGAGCGGTTCGCCAGCCGTCGCGACGAGGGGGCCTTCGCGGCGATCGTGGAGCGTCACGGGCCGATGGTCCTGGGCGTCTGCCGACGATCGCTCCGCGATCCCCACGACGCCGAGGACGCATTCCAGGCCGTCTTCCTGATCCTGGCGCGCAAGGCGGGGGGGCTGCGGTGCAAGGAGCAGGTCGGGAACTGGCTCTACGGCGTGGCCTGCCGCGTCGCGGCCCGCGCCCGCGTCGAATCCATCCGTCGTCGGGCGAAGGTCGCGACGACCGACGACGGCGCGCGGCTTGAGGTCGACGTCCGCAAGCCCTCGGCCGACGACCCCGCGCACGCCCTGGCCTGCGAGGAGGAGTGGGTCCGGCTCCACGAGGAAATCCGGAGGCTGCCGGGTCGCTATCGCGGGCCGGTGGTCGCCTGCTATTTCGAGGGGAGGACGCACGAGGAGGCGGCCGCGCTCCTGGCCTGCCCCGTCGGGACGGTCAAGGGCCGGCTCGCCCGCGCCCGCGACCTGCTTCGCCGCCGCCTGGGGTCCCCGGGAGCGGCGGTCCTGGAGGCCGTGCTGGCGACCGCTTTCGCGTCGGCCGAGCTTCGCGCCGGAGTGCCGGCCTCGCTCGCCACTGAGACCGTGCATCACGCCCTGGCCCTCGCCGCCGCCCCGTCCGTCGCCTGGATGACCACCCCGGCGCTTTCGCTGTCGGTCCGAACTCTCACCGAAGGAGTCCTCCAGGCCATGTTCCTCACCCAGATCAAGATGGCGTCGCTTGCCGCGATCCTGGCGTCCACGGGCTTGCTCGTCGCCGGGGCCTCGTTCGCCTCCTCCCAGGACGGGGCCGACGACGGCCGGGAATTCGCTGCAACGACAGCCACCACCGTCCCTGAGAAGGCTGGGTCGCCGATCGCCAAGGCGACCGCCACGCAAACCAAGCAGACCGTCGGCGGCGGCGGGATGGGCGGGATGGGGATGATGCCCGGGATGATGATGGGCGGCGGGGGAGCGTCGGAACCTTCGCCGGCCGAGGTCCGCCAGAAGATCGCCGGGCTCTCGGCCTCGATCTCCAATCTCGATGAGAATCCCCAGAACGAGGCCCTTCGCGAGGCGCTGGCCTCCCCTTTCACCCTGCGGACGGACGAGGATCATTCCACGCTCGGCGGCCTGCTCGATCAGATCAAGGGATCGGTGAAGACGGCTGACGGCAAGAAGATCCCGATCTACGTCGATCCGGTGGGCCTGGAAGAGGCCGGGGCGTCCCTCGATTCGCCGGTGTCGATCGATCTGGAGGACGTCCCGCTGAAATTCTCGCTCCGGCTGATGCTCAAGCAGATCGGCCTGGCCTACTGCGTCCGCGACGGGGTGTTGATCATCAGCTCCCTCGAAGGCGTCCAACAGGAGTTGCTGGAAGCCCAGAGAGAGCTGATGGGCCTCCACCCCGACAAGGTCATCATGGGGCCGGACGGGCCGAGCTTCGGGTTCGGCGGCATGGGCGGCATGGGAGGCGGCAGAGGGGGAATGGGTCAAGGGATGCGCTGA